A DNA window from Setaria viridis chromosome 2, Setaria_viridis_v4.0, whole genome shotgun sequence contains the following coding sequences:
- the LOC117842118 gene encoding uncharacterized protein, which yields MDNLNSHSEHADQPQGQQANGLPLDGINPVPFGFSLEQHRLQLDQVLQLYNEQVRVSLQQEMSIQNLTLLNLRTTDALIQKVEEVASLKEEVASLKEEVASLHVELQRKQGDIEAAQQFAVMVLETNESLIHRPPRMQQEMNLHISSNQSDAPGSGNEASSVVRTAAETTKIDLICKVCNFGLACMLLLPCQHLCACNPCGVRLAACPICGAVKGGAVEARFVEK from the exons ATGGACAACCTCAATAGCCATTCTGAACATGCCGATCAACCTCAGGGGCAACAAGCAAATGGCCTTCCTTTGGATGGCATAAATCCGGTGCCGTTTGGCTTCTCCCTTGAGCAGCACAGGCTGCAGTTGGATCAGGTCCTCCAACTCTAC AACGAGCAGGTTCGGGTGTCTCTGCAGCAGGAAATGTCTATACAGAACTTAACTCTACTGAACCTTCGGACAACTGATGCGCTGATTCAGAAGGTTGAAGAGGTAGCCAGCTTGAAAGAAGAGGTAGCCAGCTTGAAAGAAGAGGTAGCCAGCTTGCATGTAGAGTTGCAGAGGAAGCAAGGAGATATAGAAGCTGCACAGCAGTTTGCTGTGATGGTTCTTGAAACGAATGAGTCACTTATCCACAGGCCTCCCCGGATGCAGCAGGAAATGAACTTACATATCTCATCTAACCAGTCAGATGCTCCAGGCTCTGGAAATGAAGCATCGAGCGTGGTGAGAACCGCAGCAGAGACAACCAAGATCGATCTCATCTGCAAGGTTTGCAACTTTGGTCTTGCTTGTATGCTGTTACTGCCGTGCCAGCACCTCTGCGCATGCAATCCATGCGGAGTCCGTCTCGCGGCATGCCCTATCTGCGGTGCTGTGAAGGGTGGTGCGGTCGAGGCCCGATTTGTCGAGAAGTAA